One segment of Chroococcidiopsis sp. TS-821 DNA contains the following:
- a CDS encoding serine/threonine-protein kinase produces the protein MTQHDTSSKLQKKDSTAKRSLKVHNATTKITALLTARQSLRLAWIGHILTVAWALAAAIATGGSWRLVQMWESQVQTMFFELRGPVAPPEDIVILAIDEPSLSMPKQLLQEDPQKYAYLEPLKAWTWQRSAYAQVVERLISAGAKVVALDILFTNPSSYGIDDDRQLAEVLRRYPGKVALAAEYAEAELHQGSLMQLVQPERLFQTESSAIGTINFPLEADGKVHRFASTFPKLLAQRAQYPQETLVELKDFPSFEEAVVKAINPGFVRPRAEYINFYGPAGTFEQISFWHVLDPENWNTYLQQGKYFKDKIVLIGATAASLQDFHGAPFAKSWLYPQPMSGVEIQANAIATLLNNRAIAEGIPNTHARSLFILLLVGGSAFLIKKSKRTIIQCASTVGIVIGWISISYFSFIYSGLYFPVAVPLVAIALASCSYLGTGAASERLRKMSLHRSLERYAASPIVQEIISQQDDLQYLLEQRELATIGKLIGGRYKIVKVLGAGGFSETYVAEDKQRPGNPRCVVKQLKLASNNPKHLQLAKRLFQLEAETLEKLGTHDQIPQLLAYFDEGEEFYLVQELVVGHPLSQELLPGRQLQEATVIQILYELLQTLEFVHRHGVIHRDIKPSNIIRRHSDGKLVLIDFGAVKEVSNQVLDQEGQSTFTIGIGTQGYAPSEQCAGRVKFSSDIYALGMTGIRALTGLSPHELQVDADTGEILWMHKAQVSHEFATVLCRMVRHDFTQRYQSASEALAALEQLVNWDTSTLKTDDSSSVENSDTPTTPWSIASTEIAEPSSTIVLPPQ, from the coding sequence ATGACGCAACACGATACATCATCTAAGCTCCAGAAAAAAGACTCAACTGCGAAGCGATCGCTTAAAGTGCATAACGCAACGACGAAAATCACAGCGCTACTAACAGCGCGTCAATCATTGCGTCTTGCCTGGATTGGACATATTCTTACTGTAGCTTGGGCACTTGCTGCTGCGATCGCGACGGGTGGAAGTTGGCGGCTTGTTCAGATGTGGGAATCGCAGGTACAAACGATGTTTTTTGAACTGCGCGGTCCAGTAGCACCACCGGAGGATATCGTCATTTTGGCAATTGATGAGCCATCGTTATCGATGCCTAAGCAATTATTGCAGGAAGATCCTCAAAAATATGCTTACTTAGAACCTCTGAAAGCTTGGACATGGCAACGGAGTGCGTACGCGCAAGTCGTCGAGCGGTTAATCTCAGCAGGTGCGAAAGTCGTTGCTTTAGATATCTTATTTACAAATCCCAGTAGCTACGGAATTGATGACGATCGGCAATTAGCAGAAGTACTGCGCCGCTATCCGGGTAAAGTAGCGTTAGCTGCCGAGTATGCAGAAGCTGAACTTCATCAAGGAAGCTTAATGCAATTGGTACAGCCCGAACGCCTGTTTCAAACAGAGTCGTCAGCAATTGGTACGATTAATTTTCCGCTAGAAGCAGACGGTAAAGTTCATCGTTTTGCAAGTACTTTTCCTAAGCTATTGGCGCAACGAGCGCAATATCCGCAAGAAACCCTAGTAGAACTTAAGGACTTTCCTTCATTTGAAGAAGCCGTTGTCAAAGCTATAAATCCTGGGTTTGTGAGACCTCGAGCAGAGTATATTAATTTTTATGGTCCAGCAGGAACGTTTGAACAGATTTCTTTCTGGCACGTATTAGACCCAGAAAACTGGAATACTTACTTACAACAAGGAAAATATTTCAAAGATAAAATTGTTCTCATCGGAGCGACAGCAGCTTCACTTCAAGACTTTCATGGAGCACCCTTTGCCAAAAGTTGGCTGTATCCGCAGCCTATGTCAGGAGTAGAAATTCAAGCAAATGCGATCGCAACTTTATTAAATAACCGCGCGATCGCCGAAGGAATTCCGAACACTCATGCCCGCAGCTTGTTTATCCTACTTTTGGTTGGTGGTAGTGCGTTTTTAATCAAAAAGTCTAAGCGCACTATCATTCAATGCGCATCAACTGTGGGAATCGTCATTGGCTGGATAAGTATTAGTTATTTTAGTTTTATCTACAGTGGGTTATATTTTCCTGTTGCAGTTCCGTTAGTTGCGATCGCTCTCGCGAGTTGTTCTTATTTGGGTACAGGTGCAGCGAGTGAAAGATTAAGAAAAATGAGTTTGCACCGTAGTTTAGAACGCTATGCAGCGTCGCCTATTGTGCAGGAAATTATTAGCCAACAAGATGACTTACAGTACTTACTAGAGCAGCGCGAGCTAGCAACAATTGGAAAACTCATTGGCGGGCGCTATAAAATTGTCAAAGTTTTAGGTGCTGGTGGCTTTAGTGAAACTTATGTAGCCGAAGATAAACAACGTCCAGGAAATCCACGATGCGTTGTGAAACAGCTTAAATTAGCGAGCAATAATCCAAAACACTTGCAACTTGCTAAACGGTTATTTCAACTAGAAGCAGAAACTTTAGAGAAGCTAGGAACCCATGACCAAATTCCTCAACTCTTGGCTTACTTTGATGAGGGTGAAGAATTTTACCTTGTACAAGAATTAGTCGTTGGTCATCCCCTTAGCCAGGAACTTCTTCCAGGTAGACAACTACAAGAAGCTACAGTTATTCAAATATTATACGAACTTCTACAAACCTTAGAATTTGTTCATCGTCATGGCGTAATTCATCGCGATATCAAACCTAGTAATATCATTCGCCGACACTCTGATGGTAAGCTTGTTTTGATTGACTTTGGCGCTGTGAAAGAAGTCAGTAACCAAGTATTGGATCAAGAAGGACAAAGTACCTTTACGATTGGAATTGGTACTCAAGGCTATGCCCCTAGCGAACAATGTGCTGGACGCGTGAAATTTAGCAGTGATATTTATGCGCTGGGAATGACAGGGATTAGAGCTTTAACAGGATTATCTCCTCATGAGTTACAGGTTGATGCAGATACCGGAGAGATACTCTGGATGCACAAAGCCCAAGTGAGTCACGAGTTTGCCACAGTTTTATGTAGAATGGTGCGCCATGATTTTACTCAACGTTATCAGTCTGCATCAGAAGCGTTGGCTGCGCTTGAGCAATTAGTCAATTGGGACACTAGCACTTTAAAGACGGATGATAGCTCATCTGTGGAAAATTCTGATACTCCTACAACTCCCTGGAGTATTGCCTCAACAGAGATCGCCGAGCCAAGTTCCACAATTGTTTTACCACCGCAGTAG
- a CDS encoding NYN domain-containing protein, giving the protein MGCLINRTSIFVDGNNMFYAQQKNGWFFDPRRVLEYFKTEQPETILINAFWYTGLKDPQDQRGFRDALISLGYTVRHKILKEYYDDTSGRYSQKANLDIEIVVDMFNTVEQYNHVILFSGDGDFERAIELLRSKDTHITVVSTEGMIARELRNATDRYIDLNDIREYIEKVDY; this is encoded by the coding sequence ATGGGATGCTTAATAAACCGCACGTCTATTTTTGTAGACGGCAATAATATGTTCTATGCACAACAGAAAAATGGTTGGTTTTTCGATCCAAGAAGAGTATTGGAATATTTTAAAACTGAACAACCAGAGACAATATTAATTAATGCCTTTTGGTATACAGGTCTAAAAGATCCGCAAGATCAGCGTGGTTTTAGAGATGCTTTAATTAGTTTAGGATATACGGTACGGCATAAAATTCTCAAAGAATACTATGATGACACTTCTGGTCGCTATTCACAAAAAGCAAATCTAGATATCGAAATTGTTGTCGATATGTTTAACACAGTTGAGCAGTACAACCACGTCATCTTATTCAGTGGTGATGGAGATTTTGAAAGAGCAATCGAGTTATTACGCTCAAAAGATACACACATTACAGTAGTATCTACAGAGGGAATGATTGCGCGAGAATTGCGAAATGCTACTGATAGATATATTGATTTAAATGATATCCGCGAGTATATAGAAAAAGTAGATTATTAA
- a CDS encoding 2-isopropylmalate synthase — MQHSKQDRIIIFDTTLRDGEQCPGATLNVEEKVTIARQLSRLGVDIIEAGFAFASPGDFNAVQKIAETVGTEDGPVICSLARAIKDDIKAAAEALKPAAKARIHTFISTSDIHLEYQLKKSRSEVLAIAEEMVAYAKSFMDDVEFSPMDAVRSDPEYLYQVLERAIAAGAKTINIPDTVGYTTPSEFGALIRGIKENVPNIDQAIISVHGHNDLGLAVANFLEAVKNGARQLECTINGIGERAGNAALEELVMALHVRRQYFNPYLGRPVDCEEPLTNINTHQIYKTSRLVSNLTGMLVQPNKAIVGANAFAHESGIHQDGVLKNKLTYEIMDAQSIGLTDNQIVLGKHSGRNAFRTRLRELGFELSETDLNKAFLRFKDLADKKKEISDWDLEAIVNDEIQQTPELFRLEFVQVSCGDRACPTATVSIRTPQGEELTDAAIGTGPVDAVYKAINRVVNVPNQLIEFSVQSVTAGIDAIGEVTIRLRYEDRVYSGHAANTDIIVASAQAYVNALNRLYAAIQHKQQVAV, encoded by the coding sequence ATGCAGCATAGCAAACAAGACCGCATTATCATCTTTGATACGACGTTGCGCGATGGCGAGCAGTGTCCTGGTGCTACGCTCAACGTTGAAGAGAAAGTCACGATCGCCCGCCAGTTATCCCGGTTAGGCGTAGATATCATCGAAGCTGGATTTGCCTTTGCTAGCCCAGGCGACTTTAACGCGGTACAAAAAATCGCTGAAACTGTTGGGACAGAAGATGGTCCAGTAATTTGTAGCTTGGCAAGAGCAATTAAAGACGATATCAAAGCAGCTGCAGAAGCATTAAAGCCAGCAGCTAAAGCGAGAATTCATACATTTATTTCTACATCAGATATTCACCTAGAGTACCAGTTGAAGAAATCCCGCTCGGAAGTGCTGGCGATCGCCGAAGAAATGGTCGCGTATGCTAAATCGTTCATGGATGATGTGGAATTTTCCCCGATGGATGCCGTGCGCAGCGACCCAGAATATTTGTACCAAGTGCTAGAGCGCGCGATCGCTGCAGGGGCAAAAACAATTAATATTCCTGATACCGTAGGTTACACGACTCCGAGCGAATTTGGCGCATTAATTCGCGGTATCAAAGAAAATGTGCCCAACATTGACCAAGCAATTATCTCGGTTCACGGTCACAATGATTTGGGCTTGGCTGTTGCTAACTTCTTAGAAGCTGTTAAGAATGGAGCGCGACAACTCGAATGTACGATTAATGGTATCGGAGAACGTGCGGGAAATGCGGCGTTAGAAGAATTGGTTATGGCGCTACACGTTAGACGGCAATACTTTAACCCGTACTTAGGTCGCCCCGTTGATTGTGAAGAACCTTTAACGAATATTAATACGCACCAGATTTACAAAACGTCCCGCCTTGTTTCTAACTTGACAGGGATGCTAGTGCAGCCGAATAAGGCAATCGTTGGCGCGAATGCTTTTGCACACGAGTCTGGCATTCACCAAGATGGCGTGTTGAAAAACAAGCTAACGTATGAAATTATGGATGCCCAGTCGATCGGATTAACTGATAATCAAATCGTCTTAGGTAAGCATTCGGGACGTAACGCTTTCCGCACGCGGTTGAGAGAATTAGGTTTTGAACTGTCGGAAACCGATTTAAACAAAGCCTTTTTGCGGTTTAAAGACTTAGCAGACAAGAAAAAAGAAATTTCTGATTGGGATTTAGAAGCGATCGTCAACGATGAAATTCAACAAACGCCGGAACTATTTCGCTTAGAGTTTGTGCAAGTTTCCTGCGGCGATCGCGCGTGTCCTACCGCAACAGTGTCAATTCGGACTCCCCAAGGCGAAGAATTAACCGATGCCGCAATTGGTACGGGTCCTGTTGATGCGGTGTATAAAGCAATTAACCGGGTGGTGAACGTCCCCAATCAACTTATTGAGTTTTCCGTTCAGTCAGTAACTGCGGGTATCGATGCGATCGGGGAAGTCACAATTCGCCTGCGTTATGAAGATCGCGTGTATTCTGGTCATGCAGCGAATACAGATATTATCGTTGCTTCCGCACAAGCGTACGTTAATGCGCTAAACCGTTTGTATGCCGCTATCCAACATAAACAACAAGTAGCTGTGTAA